A region of Moorena sp. SIOASIH DNA encodes the following proteins:
- a CDS encoding type II toxin-antitoxin system VapC family toxin, whose protein sequence is MYLLDTNHCSLLIAGNPAVLQRMWEKGNVPVYTCTIVRGELIFMVQNSQQKATNIARVQAFLQGIYIYPVDNETADIYGQFKAEILPYFGPKDRKKRRKTKIQEIGISDNDLWIAAIALRHGLTIVSADSDFQRMQQVRALLVESWL, encoded by the coding sequence ATGTATTTGCTGGATACTAACCATTGTAGTTTGCTAATTGCAGGCAATCCAGCCGTACTTCAGCGGATGTGGGAGAAAGGTAATGTACCAGTTTATACCTGTACTATTGTTCGGGGGGAACTCATATTCATGGTTCAAAATTCCCAACAAAAGGCTACAAATATAGCACGAGTACAAGCCTTTCTTCAAGGTATTTATATCTATCCAGTAGATAATGAAACAGCTGATATCTATGGTCAATTTAAAGCCGAGATATTGCCGTATTTTGGACCGAAAGACCGAAAGAAGCGACGAAAAACCAAAATTCAAGAAATAGGGATTAGTGATAACGATTTATGGATTGCTGCGATTGCATTGCGCCATGGATTGACCATCGTTTCAGCGGATAGCGATTTTCAGCGGATGCAGCAGGTCAGAGCATTACTTGTGGAATCCTGGTTGTAA
- a CDS encoding fructosamine kinase family protein, which translates to MWKEIADQISQVTGETFEINQRQSVSGGCINQGYALVGKTNKYFVKLNAASQVYMFEAEALGLKQMVATQTIRIPKPICYGTAVDCSYIVLEWLDLGGGNSTESWVKMGHQLAAMHQAATPQGSTEMGKFGWNQNNTIGSTPQVNQWMSDWVEFFVEYRLGYQFQLARRRSGHFPKQDQLLAEVPKLLDHQPQPSLVHGDLWGGNAAITMAGEPVIFDPATYVGDREVDIAMTELFGGFPAAFYRGYNEVWPLEQGYKRRKNLYNLYHILNHFNLFGSGYESQANRMIDQILRD; encoded by the coding sequence ATGTGGAAAGAAATTGCTGACCAGATCAGCCAAGTCACCGGTGAAACCTTTGAGATTAACCAGCGCCAATCTGTTAGTGGTGGCTGTATTAATCAGGGTTATGCTCTGGTCGGTAAGACTAATAAGTATTTTGTTAAACTCAATGCTGCTTCTCAAGTCTATATGTTTGAGGCCGAAGCCCTGGGTCTCAAGCAGATGGTGGCAACTCAGACTATCCGAATCCCCAAACCAATTTGCTATGGTACTGCCGTGGATTGTTCTTATATTGTCTTGGAGTGGCTAGACCTTGGTGGCGGTAACAGTACCGAGTCTTGGGTAAAAATGGGACATCAGTTAGCAGCCATGCATCAGGCTGCTACTCCCCAAGGTTCAACCGAGATGGGTAAGTTTGGTTGGAATCAAAATAATACGATTGGTTCGACACCACAAGTTAATCAATGGATGTCGGATTGGGTAGAGTTTTTTGTGGAGTATCGCCTCGGTTATCAGTTTCAGCTAGCACGGCGTCGCAGTGGTCATTTCCCCAAACAAGACCAATTACTGGCAGAAGTTCCTAAATTACTGGATCATCAGCCTCAACCATCGTTAGTACATGGTGATTTATGGGGTGGTAATGCAGCTATTACGATGGCGGGAGAACCAGTAATTTTTGACCCAGCTACTTATGTAGGCGATCGCGAAGTTGATATTGCCATGACCGAATTGTTTGGTGGTTTCCCAGCAGCATTTTATCGAGGCTATAACGAGGTGTGGCCCTTAGAGCAAGGTTACAAACGGCGGAAAAACCTCTATAACCTTTACCACATCCTCAATCACTTTAATCTGTTTGGTAGTGGTTATGAATCCCAAGCTAACCGGATGATTGATCAGATTTTGAGGGATTAA
- a CDS encoding sporulation protein, translating to MFKKLLAQVGIGAAKVDTRLYFDSLAPGEMVEGEVYITGGDVSQKIDDIYIYLATQYLREEEDTSVTEECILMQYRLSERFNLQAKEEIVIPFSFPLPEETPLTLTSQPVYLRTGLDIPIAVDPKDTDYIEVHPHPLMQAVFEALENLGFQLHEIDCQYNTHFGGRYPFVQEFEFRPMGKYQGSLDELEIIFSLYSEDLEVFLEIDKRARGFAGFLEEAFDLDERYVQFQVTLDDLNLPTGELEGMIEEIIESQIN from the coding sequence ATGTTCAAAAAACTATTAGCTCAGGTTGGCATTGGAGCAGCAAAGGTAGATACACGTTTGTACTTTGATTCCCTAGCTCCTGGGGAAATGGTAGAAGGGGAAGTTTATATTACTGGGGGAGATGTTTCCCAGAAAATTGATGATATTTATATTTACCTGGCTACCCAATACCTGCGGGAAGAAGAAGATACCTCGGTCACAGAAGAGTGCATATTAATGCAATATCGCCTCTCGGAACGCTTCAACTTGCAGGCAAAAGAGGAAATAGTTATTCCATTTTCGTTTCCCCTGCCAGAGGAAACACCACTGACATTAACCAGCCAACCAGTATATTTACGTACCGGCTTAGATATTCCCATTGCTGTTGACCCGAAAGACACCGATTACATTGAAGTACATCCACACCCCTTAATGCAAGCAGTGTTTGAGGCATTGGAAAACCTAGGGTTTCAACTTCATGAAATCGATTGTCAGTACAATACTCATTTTGGGGGTAGATATCCATTCGTCCAAGAGTTCGAGTTTCGACCTATGGGTAAGTATCAGGGTAGCTTGGATGAATTGGAAATCATTTTTTCTCTCTACTCAGAAGACTTAGAAGTTTTCCTAGAAATAGACAAACGAGCCCGTGGATTTGCTGGTTTCCTAGAAGAAGCTTTTGACCTAGATGAACGTTATGTCCAATTTCAGGTAACACTAGATGACCTCAATCTTCCTACGGGTGAATTGGAGGGAATGATTGAGGAGATTATTGAGAGTCAAATTAACTAG
- a CDS encoding four helix bundle protein yields MSAIHDFKDLKIWQKGMDIAEKCDFLTKLFPKDELYGMVQQIRRAAASIPANIAEGYGRRSTPEYIRFLNIAQGSINELQTHILLSQRVGLSNQKELELISSLLREESRMIIALIKKLET; encoded by the coding sequence ATGTCAGCAATACATGATTTTAAAGACTTAAAAATTTGGCAAAAAGGTATGGATATAGCAGAAAAGTGTGATTTTTTGACTAAACTCTTTCCTAAAGACGAGTTATATGGTATGGTGCAACAAATAAGAAGAGCTGCAGCATCTATTCCAGCTAATATAGCAGAGGGGTACGGAAGACGATCAACACCTGAATATATCAGATTTTTGAACATTGCCCAAGGGTCAATTAACGAATTACAAACACATATTCTTTTATCTCAAAGAGTAGGATTATCTAATCAAAAAGAGCTAGAATTGATTAGTTCTTTGCTTCGAGAAGAGAGTCGAATGATTATTGCTCTTATTAAAAAGCTAGAAACCTGA